ATATTGGTTAATGGGAATGATGTTTCAGAAAGCTATCATTACCGTGAAATTATTGGCTACATGCCTCAGATAGGGAAATACCCTGAGAATATGACTATAAGGGAAACTCTAGATATAATTTTAAATAATCGTTCACAAACTAAAAAACTAGATATAGAGCTTATAGATGCCTATGATATAACAAAAATAGAGAATAAAAGAATGGGCAATCTTTCTGGAGGTACAATCCAGAAAGTCAGTGCCATAATAGCTTTTATGTTTAACCCTTCAATAATCATTTTAGATGAACCTACTGCGGGACTTGACCCTATTGCTGCTGAAATCCTTAAACATAAAATCATAAAAGAACAAAGAAAAGGAAAGCTAATTATCATTACGTCACACCTACTCAGTGATTTAGAGCAAATTGTAGATGAAGTCATATTTTTATCAGAAGGGAAAGTGATATTTCATAAAAATGTAGAGGACATAAAGCAAAGTACACAAGAGGATAGCCTATCAAAAGCCATAACAACGATACTAAGACAAGTACAAGATGTATAAAATCGCAAAGTTCATACTAACTGATATTTTAAAGAGCAAAGTTATTGCTGTGTATACGCTCATGTTATTTATTATATCATGGGCCATTCTAGGATTAGAAAGCAATCAGATAAAGGCTAATCTCAATCTACTAAATATTGTACTTTTTGTAGTTCCACTATTTAGTATTGTGTTTTCAGTAATCTACATCTACAACAGTACACAATTCATAGAACTTCTTTCTACTCAGCCTATTAAACGAGATGTAATATGGACGGGAACTTTTTTAGGATTATCGCTATCTCAACTATTAGTATTTTTAGCTGGATGTGGCATTCCCATTATTCTGTATTCTACACTTACTTACGGATTATGTGTCTTACTAGGTGGTATGTTACTCTGCGTAAGCTTTACCTCATTAGCCATGTATAGTTCTATTTCTACTAATGACAAAACAAAAGGAATAGGAATAGCTCTATTCATTTGGGTATTTTTTAATATCATCTATGACAGTTTGTTACTTATCTTGATGTTTCAATTTTCAGATTATCCTATAGAAAAACTAATAGTTGTATTAGCCTCACTTAGTCCTATAGGGCTTACCCGTATTTTTGTACAACTACAGCTTGATATCTCTGGAATGCTAGGCTATTCAGGAGCAATTTTTAAATCAATTTTTGGTTCAGGTGGTGGAGTTTATATTTCTGTTCTTATTCTTCTGATTTGGATTATATTTCCTTTCTTATCAAGTTTACTTAAATTCAGAAAAAAAGATTTATAAATATTATGTTTCATATTCAATTGCTTTGGTCTCAATTAAATAAAAATAAACTTCGGTTTTAGTTTCATGTTCGTTTTTTTGTAACTTCGTAGCATAAGAAGTAAAAATTAAAGTCATGATTTTTAAAGCGATGCTAACAGGAGTAATTTCCATTGGATTACTAGTAGGTTGCAACTCACAAAAGCAATATAATATGAACGAACCTAAAAACATAAGCACACTCACAAAAAAAAATGGAGGGCTATGAACATCTCAGCATAACCCTTCCGAAAAAATCTAACGAAAAAGAGTTATTTCTAGAAATGACCCCTGGCAAGTGGCACAAATTAGATTGTAACTCGTATGGATTACTAGGAAAAATTGAACAGAAAAAAGACCAAGAGACAAATATTTCTTACTATCTCTACGATACTGATGGTAACATGCGTTCAACTATGATGGCTTGCCCTGATATGAAGCTTACTAACAAATTTGTGGTTGGAGAAAGCAAAACTATCAACTATACAAGTGATACTCCCATTATAATTTTCTATCCAAAAGGCTACGAAATTAAACTTAAAGTTAAAAATCAACAAAACGAAGAAGTTCCTATAAAACTACCATAAATCCAATGATATTTACGGTAAGTTTTCGTAATTTTGCGGTTTGATTATTTAAAATAGAACCTATGAAAATAGTCGTTATTGGAGCCATGGAAGTTGAAATAAAGCATTTATGTGATGCTTTAGAAAACCCTATAAAAAAGGAAATTCACTCATTTCAATTTCATATTGGGACCATTGCCAACCACGAAGTTATTGTTTTACTTTCTGGTGTTGGCAAGGTAAGTTCGGCTATAGGGACTTGTTTACTTATCAATCATTTTGCTCCTGATTTAATTATCAATACAGGAACTGCAGGTGGACTGAAAGAAGTTCAAGTTAAAGATATTATCCTCGCTACAGAAGTACGCCATCACGATGTGGATTTAACAGCCTTTGGTTACGAACTTGGACAACAATCTAAAATGCCTCCAGCCTTCATACCTGATTCTTTTTATGTAGAAAAAGCCGAGACTGTCATCAAAAAACACGGCATCAATGCTAACAAAGGGTTAGTCATTAGTGGTGATGCATTTATCAACTGTCCTGATAAATTCCAATGGCTTAAAGACAACTTCCGTACTGCCAAAGCCGTTGAGATGGAAGCCGCGTCTATCGCACAAGTATGCCACCAAATGAAAACACCTTTTATTGTTCTAAGAGCCATTTCGGATATTGCGGGAGAAGGCACTACGGTTTCTTTTGATACATTTGTTACCGAAGCTGGAAAAATCTCAGCAGAAATCAATATTGATTTAATTAAAAGTTTATAGTTGATTTTTACCCAATAATATACTGAAATATGCTATTACATATCCTGTGATAGCACTTATGACAATCAATATAAAAAACCAAAAAATCCAGTTGGCAAGAGTAGCATATTTTCCAAAGATTTTTCTAAAGAAGTGTTTTGTTTTTTGAAATATTTGATATTTCCCTTGATGGCTTAAGGAGTTTCTATTGAACTTAAAATCATCAGATTCATCGCTCAACTCACTCACCAAATCTGTAATTTCAACAACATAATTACCATAAACTTCTCTCAACCAAACCTTTCCCATGACATACATAATAATGGAAGTCATAAACAAGCTAACAACAACAAACATCACTCCATTCCAACTATTCAAATCCAAAAATAAAAGAAATACAGAAAATAATATAGGAACAAACGAAATATAATAAGATTTATAAAGCTCCGTATTAAGCACCAACTCGTACCTAAGATTAAGCAAATTGTGATAGGTCTGGAAATTTTGAGTACTAATAGTTTTATACAACGAATAAAACTTAACAAAATAATAAACAATTATAAGTATTGAAATAATATATAACAACAAAAACAAACTCCCTTGTTGTGCATTTTTTATTTGAGAATAATAAAGCGGAACTATAAGAACCATAGCAAGAAGTGTAGTCCAAAACTCCATTTTCATATTCGCTCGTATTTTTTCCAAAGGTGTTTTCACTGCCTTTTGCTGTTCCAAAGAAATATTAGGAAGGTCTGATATCTTCTCTCTATGCCACAAATCTTTTATATTATCAAGTTCCATAGTATTTGATTTTTTATTGTTGAGTTCTAAGTTCGTTAATCACAGTTTTCAATTTTTGTTTAGCTCTATTTAGTTTCACTCTTACATTTACCTCTGTTATTCCCATTTGAGCCGCTATCTCTTTGCCCGAGTAATTTTCTAAATAATAGAATATAAGTGCTTTATCTATTGCACCTAGCTGTTGTATTGCTTTATACATAAGTTCTAATTGCTGTTGTTCAACATCATTATTTTCTACCTTCTTATTTATCGCACTTAGCTCTATATCAGTAGTATTGATTTTTTTCTTATCACTTCTTAAAAAAACAATAGAGGTATTAAGTGCCACCCGATAAAGCCAAGTAGAAAATAAACTCTTACCTTGAAAAGACAGATACGATTTCCACGCTTGATAAATAATCTCTTGAAACAAATCTTCTTGGTCGTTTTTATTATCCATATACATTTTGGATATTTTAAAAATAACCCCTTTATGCTTCTCTATTTGTTGTAAAAATTCTGTTTCCAGAGACATCATTAGCTTTTATGTAGAGTAAGTATCCAAATCACAAAAATGTTACAAAAATATTTTAATTTATTTTTTTTGTGCTTTTTTTATTATCCTAGGTCAATGCTTAAGGGTAAGGGATTAGGATATCTTTGCTTAAGTAAAAAACATTCAAAATGAACACTAAAAAAATAGAGCTTATCGTCGCTCCTAGACCTGCACATTTTGTAGGAGATGGTTTTAGAGTACACAATTTTATTCCTAGCGGATTTAGATTAGATATGAAAAGAATGGATCCTTTCATTATGATGGATTACAATTCTAAGTTTTATTTTGAACCTTCCCAAACCCCTAGAGGCGTAGGCGTACACCCTCATCGTGGTTTTGAAACCGTAACCATAGCTTATCAAGGTAAAGTAGAGCATCACGATAGTGCAGGTGGCGGTGGCATTATACAAGAAGGCGATGTACAGTGGATGACGGCTGGTAGCGGTGTACTCCATAAAGAATATCACGAAACTGAATGGAGTAAAAAAGGTGGCATTTTCCAAATGGTGCAACTGTGGGTAAATCTCCCTTCTCGCTATAAAATGAGTCCTCCAAAATACCAATCTATACAACACGCAGAGTTTCCTAAAGTCTCTGTTGGCGAAAATAGTTGGGTAGAAGTAATTGCAGGTGAATACAATGGTAACAAAGGTATCGCAAGTACCTTCAGTCCAATACATATGATGAATGCAAGACTAAAAAAAGGTGCTAGAGCTTCATTTAGTTTCCCTGCTCATTTTAACACCGTTGCTTTGGTTATAGAGGGCAACATTATTGTAAACGAAGAGGAAGAAGCTCCTACAGACCATTTAGTTTTGTTTGAAAATAGTGGCGAAGATTTCAACATAGAAGCCCTAGATGATGCTGTTGTGCTTATCCTTAGTGGAGAACCACTCAATGAACCTATAGCCGCTCATGGTCCGTTTGTAATGAACACTAGAGCAGAGATTATTCAGGCTTTTGATGACTTTAAAAACAACAAATTCGGAGTCTTAGAAGATTAACTAAAAGCAGGCTAAAAACCTGCTTTTTTATTTAACTCAAATTTAACTTTTTTTATAAATGCTTTGGCTAGATATTAGTGAGTTTAGCTATATCTTTGGAAAACTAAAGAAGAGTGTTACAAGCACACTTAAATTAAATAAAGAATAGTTATGGCTAAAAAAATATTATGGATAGATGACGAGGTAGATTTATTAAAACCTCATATCGTATTCTTAGAAAACAAAGGTTATCAGGTAACGCCCATCAATAATGTTAATGAAGCCTTAGAAATATTAGACGAAGAAAGTTTTTCATTAGTTCTTTTGGACGAAAATATGCCTGGTATTTCTGGGCTAGATGCCATACCGTTACTAAAGGAAAAAAATTCAGCAATGAAAATTGTAATGGTAACTAAAAGCGAAGAAGAACACATTATGGAACAAGCCATAGGTTCGCAAATTGCCGATTATATCTTAAAACCTGTAAATCCTAACCAAGTTCTGCTCTCTTTGAAAAAAAATCTACAAAGCGACGACCTTGTAGAACAACAAACCAAACAAGAATATCAGCAAGAGTTCAGAAACATAAGTATGGAGTTAAGTTATCTTAACACTTATGAAGACTGGAGTAATTATTATAAAAAAATACTAGGCTGGGAAATTAAGTTTGATAAAGTATTTGATAACGAATTTGCCGACTTGCTACAATCTCAAAAAGAGGAAGCCAATATACAGTTTGCCAAGTTTATAGAAAGAAACTACGAAAATTGG
This Riemerella anatipestifer DNA region includes the following protein-coding sequences:
- a CDS encoding ABC transporter ATP-binding protein, with amino-acid sequence MIEIKNLTKTFGKFKALNNINLSCKTGRAIALIGPNGCGKTTLIKSILGLNTVESGQILVNGNDVSESYHYREIIGYMPQIGKYPENMTIRETLDIILNNRSQTKKLDIELIDAYDITKIENKRMGNLSGGTIQKVSAIIAFMFNPSIIILDEPTAGLDPIAAEILKHKIIKEQRKGKLIIITSHLLSDLEQIVDEVIFLSEGKVIFHKNVEDIKQSTQEDSLSKAITTILRQVQDV
- a CDS encoding ABC transporter permease subunit, encoding MYKIAKFILTDILKSKVIAVYTLMLFIISWAILGLESNQIKANLNLLNIVLFVVPLFSIVFSVIYIYNSTQFIELLSTQPIKRDVIWTGTFLGLSLSQLLVFLAGCGIPIILYSTLTYGLCVLLGGMLLCVSFTSLAMYSSISTNDKTKGIGIALFIWVFFNIIYDSLLLILMFQFSDYPIEKLIVVLASLSPIGLTRIFVQLQLDISGMLGYSGAIFKSIFGSGGGVYISVLILLIWIIFPFLSSLLKFRKKDL
- a CDS encoding ecotin family protein; translation: MEGYEHLSITLPKKSNEKELFLEMTPGKWHKLDCNSYGLLGKIEQKKDQETNISYYLYDTDGNMRSTMMACPDMKLTNKFVVGESKTINYTSDTPIIIFYPKGYEIKLKVKNQQNEEVPIKLP
- a CDS encoding 5'-methylthioadenosine/adenosylhomocysteine nucleosidase, producing the protein MKIVVIGAMEVEIKHLCDALENPIKKEIHSFQFHIGTIANHEVIVLLSGVGKVSSAIGTCLLINHFAPDLIINTGTAGGLKEVQVKDIILATEVRHHDVDLTAFGYELGQQSKMPPAFIPDSFYVEKAETVIKKHGINANKGLVISGDAFINCPDKFQWLKDNFRTAKAVEMEAASIAQVCHQMKTPFIVLRAISDIAGEGTTVSFDTFVTEAGKISAEINIDLIKSL
- a CDS encoding RNA polymerase sigma factor, with the translated sequence MSLETEFLQQIEKHKGVIFKISKMYMDNKNDQEDLFQEIIYQAWKSYLSFQGKSLFSTWLYRVALNTSIVFLRSDKKKINTTDIELSAINKKVENNDVEQQQLELMYKAIQQLGAIDKALIFYYLENYSGKEIAAQMGITEVNVRVKLNRAKQKLKTVINELRTQQ
- a CDS encoding pirin family protein translates to MNTKKIELIVAPRPAHFVGDGFRVHNFIPSGFRLDMKRMDPFIMMDYNSKFYFEPSQTPRGVGVHPHRGFETVTIAYQGKVEHHDSAGGGGIIQEGDVQWMTAGSGVLHKEYHETEWSKKGGIFQMVQLWVNLPSRYKMSPPKYQSIQHAEFPKVSVGENSWVEVIAGEYNGNKGIASTFSPIHMMNARLKKGARASFSFPAHFNTVALVIEGNIIVNEEEEAPTDHLVLFENSGEDFNIEALDDAVVLILSGEPLNEPIAAHGPFVMNTRAEIIQAFDDFKNNKFGVLED